In Papaver somniferum cultivar HN1 chromosome 1, ASM357369v1, whole genome shotgun sequence, a genomic segment contains:
- the LOC113314082 gene encoding signal peptide peptidase-like 2, which produces MHACLVTVILRIFKNSGTEKVNLPCLGEITVLSMGVFPFCLAFAIFWAANQHVSYAWVAKMFLSHPYLYWVILDGWAWSTCTPVSCSLYFGAYKLY; this is translated from the exons ATGCACGCTTGCCTAGTTACAGTGATCTTAAG GATATTCAAGAATTCTGGGACTGAGAAAGTAAACCTTCCTTGTCTTGGGGAGATAACAGTTCTTTCTATGGGGGTGTTTCCGTTCTGTCTAGCATTTGCCATCTTTTGGGCTGCCAATCAGCATGTATCATATGCATGGGTTGCCAAGATGTTCTT GTCtcatccttacctatattgggttATACTTGATGGATGGGCATGGTCAACCTGCACTCCTGTATCTTGTTCCTTGTACTTTGG GGCTTATAAATTATATTAG